In Lujinxingia sediminis, a single genomic region encodes these proteins:
- the alkB gene encoding DNA oxidative demethylase AlkB yields MTLPLFDDNALAERTTEDLGPASRVLRAFALDKATELLREIERVATASPFRHMTTPGGHTMSVGMTSCGELGWVSDARGYRYARLDPRNGRPWPAMPERLLTLAKNAADTAGFSDFTPDTCLINRYLPGARMSLHQDKDERNRDAPIVSVSLGIPATFLFGGNQRSDPTRRVQLRHGDVVVWGGEDRLRFHGIQPLKPDDHRLVGPQRINLTFRCAG; encoded by the coding sequence ATGACACTACCTCTCTTCGACGACAACGCCCTGGCAGAACGCACGACCGAAGACCTTGGCCCCGCCTCACGGGTGCTTCGCGCTTTTGCGCTCGACAAGGCTACGGAGCTTCTTCGGGAGATCGAGCGTGTGGCCACGGCCTCCCCCTTTCGCCATATGACCACACCGGGGGGCCACACCATGTCCGTCGGCATGACGAGTTGCGGCGAACTTGGGTGGGTTTCGGATGCCCGCGGCTACCGCTACGCCAGACTCGATCCCAGGAATGGCAGGCCGTGGCCAGCGATGCCCGAGCGGCTGCTGACCCTTGCGAAAAATGCCGCCGACACGGCTGGTTTCTCCGACTTCACCCCCGACACCTGCCTGATCAACCGGTACCTCCCCGGTGCCCGCATGTCGCTTCATCAGGACAAAGACGAACGCAACCGCGATGCCCCCATCGTCTCGGTCTCGTTGGGCATTCCGGCGACCTTTCTCTTCGGCGGAAACCAGCGCAGCGACCCTACCCGACGCGTACAACTTCGCCACGGCGATGTCGTGGTGTGGGGCGGCGAGGATCGCTTGCGCTTTCACGGCATCCAGCCGCTCAAGCCCGACGACCATCGGCTCGTTGGCCCGCAACGCATCAACCTGACCTTCAGGTGCGCGGGCTAA
- a CDS encoding SDR family NAD(P)-dependent oxidoreductase, with product MEMRGKGVVVTGAASGIGHALVEALLAKGARVAAVDLQDQGLERLAAEVNAGERLSTHRLDITDRSAVRALPAEVIARHGAVDVVINNAGIIQPFECVHDLSDEVIEHTMDVNFYGTLWMVRAFLPHLLERPEAYLVNVASMGAFLPVPGQAIYGASKAAVKLMTEGLYAELMETSVKVSVVMPGAVATNIAENSGVVMGDGEEGGDAGEGYRALEADKAAEIILEGMEDERLHILVGSDARLMQLANRIAPKGSIRLIQRKMRDLLGDS from the coding sequence ATGGAGATGAGAGGTAAAGGGGTCGTGGTCACCGGTGCGGCCAGCGGCATTGGACACGCATTGGTCGAGGCGTTGCTCGCGAAGGGGGCCCGGGTGGCCGCTGTGGATCTTCAGGACCAAGGACTTGAGAGGCTTGCGGCAGAGGTTAACGCCGGCGAACGTCTCTCTACCCACCGGCTTGATATCACCGATCGAAGCGCGGTGCGCGCGTTACCCGCCGAGGTTATCGCGCGTCACGGTGCGGTAGATGTGGTGATCAACAATGCCGGCATCATCCAGCCCTTTGAGTGCGTGCACGATCTCAGCGACGAGGTGATTGAGCACACGATGGACGTGAACTTCTACGGCACGTTGTGGATGGTGCGAGCCTTTCTGCCTCATTTGCTCGAACGCCCGGAGGCGTATCTCGTCAACGTGGCGAGTATGGGGGCGTTTTTACCGGTGCCAGGCCAGGCGATCTACGGGGCGTCGAAGGCCGCGGTGAAGTTGATGACCGAGGGGCTTTATGCCGAGCTCATGGAAACGTCGGTAAAGGTCTCGGTGGTGATGCCCGGGGCGGTGGCCACCAACATCGCAGAGAACTCGGGAGTGGTGATGGGGGACGGAGAGGAGGGCGGTGATGCCGGGGAGGGCTATCGTGCGCTGGAGGCGGATAAGGCCGCCGAGATCATCCTGGAGGGCATGGAGGATGAACGCTTGCATATTCTGGTGGGGTCGGATGCCAGGTTGATGCAGCTTGCTAATCGCATCGCTCCCAAAGGTTCCATTCGCTTGATCCAGCGAAAGATGCGCGATCTCCTGGGCGACTCCTGA
- the mnmH gene encoding tRNA 2-selenouridine(34) synthase MnmH, translating to MKQLGMTEFLGEMARGVVAYDVRTPAEFAKGHIPGALNLPLFEDEERVVVGTLYKEEGRQRAILEGLGFVGPRMRELVERVQAEVGASSGPVLVHCWRGGMRSQSVAWLLELYGFEVCVLKGGYKSYRRWAIEQMEDIPPLVVLGGRTGVGKTEILWALREQGEEVVDLEGLANHRGSAFGGLLLGEQPTQEHFENKLGMALALARRSGSAVWVEDESRMIGFRHLPNALIKAIHRSPCVVVDAPLEERLDRLVGVYGDAANRLLADAFERIKKSLGGLRTAQARAALDAGDVRAAAALALEYYDKAYAKGIARRDADRVIDVDTQGTPRDVALRLIEVRDELAPTGEVL from the coding sequence ATGAAGCAGCTAGGGATGACCGAATTTTTGGGGGAGATGGCCAGAGGTGTCGTCGCATATGACGTGCGCACCCCGGCGGAGTTTGCGAAGGGCCATATCCCGGGCGCGCTGAATCTGCCGCTTTTTGAAGACGAGGAGCGCGTGGTGGTCGGGACGCTCTACAAAGAAGAGGGGCGCCAGCGCGCGATTCTGGAGGGGTTGGGGTTTGTCGGGCCAAGGATGCGCGAGCTTGTGGAGCGAGTTCAGGCCGAGGTGGGCGCGTCCTCAGGACCGGTATTGGTGCACTGCTGGCGAGGGGGGATGCGCAGTCAGAGCGTAGCGTGGTTGCTGGAGCTTTATGGCTTTGAGGTGTGCGTGCTCAAGGGGGGCTATAAGTCGTACCGACGCTGGGCCATCGAGCAGATGGAGGATATCCCGCCCCTGGTGGTGCTGGGCGGGCGCACCGGAGTGGGAAAGACCGAGATCTTGTGGGCGCTTCGAGAGCAGGGCGAAGAGGTTGTTGATCTGGAGGGGCTGGCCAACCATCGAGGCTCGGCCTTTGGAGGCCTTTTGCTGGGCGAGCAGCCCACACAAGAGCATTTTGAAAACAAGCTGGGTATGGCACTTGCGCTCGCTCGACGCTCCGGGAGCGCGGTGTGGGTAGAGGATGAGAGTCGGATGATCGGCTTTCGGCATCTTCCCAACGCCCTGATCAAAGCGATTCATCGCTCACCATGTGTCGTAGTAGATGCTCCTCTGGAGGAGCGCCTGGATCGCCTGGTGGGTGTTTATGGCGACGCCGCGAACAGGCTTCTTGCGGATGCATTTGAACGTATCAAAAAGAGCCTGGGTGGGTTGCGAACAGCCCAGGCCAGAGCCGCGCTCGATGCGGGGGATGTTCGCGCTGCTGCGGCGCTTGCGCTTGAGTACTACGACAAGGCCTACGCAAAAGGCATTGCGCGTCGCGATGCCGATCGAGTCATTGACGTTGATACCCAGGGGACGCCGCGGGACGTGGCGCTCCGTCTGATCGAGGTGCGCGATGAGCTCGCGCCCACCGGAGAAGTGCTATGA
- the selD gene encoding selenide, water dikinase SelD, with protein MSETIRLTQYSHGAGCGCKLSPAVLDRILANRVTTPDAMRRLLVGNSSRDDAGAMDLGDGRVLLSTTDFFMPIVDDPYEFGRIASANAISDIYAMGGDPVMAIAILGWPINVLSAEVAGDVMEGARSICAEAGVALAGGHSIDSPEPIFGLAVNGLVDLAHLQRNDAGQVGDTLFLTKALGVGILSTAEKKGVLRQEDRGLAAASMMQLNKVGATLAKIEGVHAMTDVTGFGLLGHLSEMCAGAGVNARVALGAVRQLTDLSYYLDAGAIPGGTGRNWESYGHHVVDPGERVRQILCDPQTSGGLLVAVAPEAVEAVQRALVDAGLHAHQEPIGELVARPGEGAHIQVEV; from the coding sequence ATGTCCGAGACCATTCGATTGACGCAGTACAGTCACGGGGCGGGCTGCGGTTGCAAACTCTCTCCGGCGGTACTCGATAGGATCCTTGCGAACCGGGTAACCACACCCGATGCCATGCGCAGGCTTCTGGTTGGCAACAGCTCGCGCGATGATGCCGGGGCGATGGATCTGGGCGATGGTCGCGTGCTTCTGAGTACGACCGACTTCTTTATGCCGATTGTCGACGACCCCTACGAGTTCGGACGTATCGCCTCGGCCAACGCCATAAGCGACATCTACGCGATGGGTGGTGACCCGGTGATGGCTATCGCCATTCTCGGCTGGCCTATCAACGTGCTTTCGGCTGAGGTGGCCGGAGACGTTATGGAAGGGGCGCGCTCGATATGCGCGGAGGCCGGTGTCGCACTGGCCGGTGGGCACAGCATCGACAGCCCGGAGCCGATCTTCGGGTTGGCGGTTAACGGGCTTGTAGACCTGGCGCATTTGCAGCGAAACGACGCCGGGCAGGTTGGCGATACGCTCTTTTTGACCAAAGCGCTGGGGGTGGGAATCTTGTCGACAGCCGAGAAGAAGGGCGTGCTTCGACAGGAAGATCGGGGGCTCGCGGCGGCATCGATGATGCAACTTAACAAGGTGGGCGCGACGCTCGCGAAGATCGAAGGCGTGCACGCGATGACCGATGTCACGGGCTTCGGGCTACTGGGGCATCTCTCAGAGATGTGCGCCGGGGCCGGTGTGAACGCCCGTGTGGCCCTGGGTGCCGTACGTCAGCTCACGGACCTGTCGTACTACCTCGATGCCGGCGCGATTCCCGGCGGTACCGGGCGCAACTGGGAGAGCTACGGCCATCATGTGGTCGACCCGGGAGAGCGTGTGCGTCAGATTCTTTGCGACCCTCAGACCAGCGGTGGTTTGCTCGTGGCGGTGGCTCCCGAGGCGGTCGAGGCGGTGCAACGCGCGCTTGTCGATGCCGGGCTGCACGCGCATCAGGAGCCGATCGGTGAGCTTGTGGCGCGCCCGGGGGAAGGCGCACACATTCAGGTCGAGGTATGA
- a CDS encoding MOSC domain-containing protein: MSDPWQGTLYQIWICAERGGVPATVTQAEAVASTGLRGDRYFSPSLQRDPARQVTLISAEVLTEVAKEQNIDLRDGRHRRQLVVQGAPLNDLVGHEFVIGEVRLRGIELCEPCRRMARLSGEKGAIKAFVHRGGLNAEILIGGILRPGDTILPVPPMQGRLPL; this comes from the coding sequence ATGTCCGACCCGTGGCAGGGCACCCTCTACCAGATCTGGATCTGCGCGGAACGCGGAGGCGTCCCGGCGACTGTCACGCAGGCCGAAGCCGTAGCTTCGACCGGCCTGCGCGGCGACCGCTACTTCTCCCCCTCCCTTCAACGGGATCCCGCTCGTCAGGTCACGCTCATCTCCGCTGAAGTGCTCACGGAGGTTGCAAAAGAGCAGAACATCGACTTGCGCGACGGTCGCCACCGCCGCCAGCTCGTCGTGCAGGGAGCTCCCCTCAACGATCTCGTCGGTCATGAATTCGTGATCGGAGAGGTGCGTTTGAGGGGGATAGAGCTCTGTGAGCCCTGCCGACGCATGGCGCGCCTCTCCGGCGAAAAGGGCGCCATCAAAGCCTTCGTGCACCGCGGCGGCCTCAACGCAGAAATCCTCATCGGCGGCATCCTCAGACCGGGAGACACCATCCTCCCGGTGCCCCCGATGCAGGGTCGCCTGCCACTTTAA
- the yghU gene encoding glutathione-dependent disulfide-bond oxidoreductase, translating into MSGDTPYTPPAVWTWEQKSGGEFASINRPLSGATHDRDLPVGRHPLQLYSLGTPNGQKVTILLEELLERGITDADYDAFLINILEGDQFSSGFVEVNPNSKIPALLDRSTSPPTRVFESGAILLYLAERFEAFIPTDAATRTECLSWLFWQMGSAPYLGGGFGHFYAYAPTKMEYPINRFAMEAKRQLDVLDRRLAESTYLAGDEYSIADIANWPWYGKLALGELYDAAEFLSVHTYKNLLRWAKAIEGRPAVQRGVMVNRTWGPADQQLHERHDASDFELRTADKLPSQDPAE; encoded by the coding sequence ATGTCTGGAGACACCCCCTACACCCCGCCTGCCGTCTGGACCTGGGAACAGAAGAGCGGCGGTGAGTTCGCGTCGATCAATCGCCCGCTCTCGGGAGCCACCCATGATAGAGACTTGCCCGTGGGCCGGCATCCCCTCCAGCTCTACTCACTGGGCACGCCCAACGGCCAGAAGGTCACCATCCTCCTGGAGGAGCTTCTGGAGCGCGGCATCACAGACGCCGACTACGATGCGTTCCTGATCAACATCCTCGAGGGCGATCAATTCTCCTCTGGCTTTGTCGAGGTTAATCCTAACTCGAAGATCCCCGCCCTCCTGGATCGCTCCACCTCCCCGCCCACCCGCGTCTTCGAGTCCGGCGCGATCCTGCTCTACCTGGCCGAGCGCTTTGAAGCGTTCATCCCCACCGATGCGGCCACCCGCACCGAGTGTCTCTCCTGGCTCTTCTGGCAGATGGGCTCCGCCCCCTACCTCGGCGGAGGATTCGGGCACTTCTACGCCTACGCCCCGACCAAGATGGAGTACCCCATCAACCGCTTTGCGATGGAAGCCAAGCGCCAGCTTGATGTTCTGGATCGACGGCTGGCCGAGTCGACTTACCTGGCTGGCGATGAGTATAGCATCGCCGATATCGCCAACTGGCCCTGGTACGGAAAGCTCGCACTCGGTGAGCTCTATGACGCCGCGGAATTCCTCAGCGTGCACACCTACAAAAACCTCCTGCGCTGGGCGAAAGCCATTGAGGGGCGACCCGCGGTGCAACGCGGCGTCATGGTCAACCGCACCTGGGGGCCAGCCGACCAGCAACTCCACGAGCGCCACGACGCCAGCGATTTCGAACTTCGCACCGCCGACAAACTCCCTTCGCAAGATCCCGCCGAATAA
- a CDS encoding glutathione S-transferase family protein has translation MRGTLKLYTNPLSRGRIARWMLEEVGQPYDVEVLGYGTTMKSPEYLKINPLGKVPTLVHGEDVITESAAICAYLAEAFPEAKLNPDVHERASYFRWLFFAAGPLDAAVSNASAGFEVAPEDYRRFGYGNYKSAVDTLAYAVSQHDYIAGDRFTAADVYVGMQVGWALEFGTLETRPEFEAYWSRLREREAYVRASALDDASVRGE, from the coding sequence ATGAGAGGAACGCTTAAGCTGTACACAAACCCGTTGTCTCGGGGACGCATCGCGCGCTGGATGCTCGAAGAGGTCGGTCAACCCTATGATGTGGAGGTGCTCGGCTACGGCACGACCATGAAGTCGCCGGAGTATCTGAAGATCAACCCCTTAGGAAAGGTTCCGACCCTGGTGCATGGGGAAGATGTGATCACCGAAAGCGCTGCGATTTGCGCATACCTGGCTGAGGCGTTTCCCGAAGCGAAGCTGAACCCTGATGTGCATGAGCGGGCATCTTACTTCCGCTGGCTCTTTTTTGCGGCCGGACCGCTGGATGCGGCCGTCAGCAATGCGTCTGCCGGGTTTGAGGTGGCGCCGGAGGACTATCGCCGCTTTGGGTACGGAAATTATAAGAGTGCAGTCGACACTCTGGCGTATGCCGTGAGTCAGCATGATTACATTGCTGGCGACCGATTTACCGCGGCCGACGTGTACGTAGGGATGCAGGTAGGATGGGCTTTGGAGTTCGGCACGTTGGAGACGCGTCCGGAGTTTGAGGCGTACTGGTCGCGCCTGCGTGAGCGCGAGGCGTACGTGCGCGCCAGCGCCCTGGACGATGCGTCGGTGCGGGGCGAGTGA
- a CDS encoding TetR/AcrR family transcriptional regulator gives MTTSRDEQKKATREAILEAARQCFEVEGYEKASVRDIARAAGVSAGSVIHHFGSKRELLYATLFEDLEATMSEALSLGTSPPLAGQIEAMTRHIFACYGRRPRLSRVLLKESLFAEEPWASRFRAQTERLHGGVEGLAGDAVRRGELLPEVDTRLLAMAYVSFYYFALLAWAQGGHEDPTRLVSVQMAQHLRGLNSARTTGG, from the coding sequence ATGACCACCTCGCGAGATGAGCAGAAGAAGGCCACCCGGGAGGCGATTCTCGAAGCTGCGCGGCAGTGTTTCGAGGTCGAGGGCTATGAGAAGGCCAGCGTGCGCGACATCGCGCGTGCGGCCGGAGTGAGCGCTGGCAGCGTCATTCATCATTTTGGCAGCAAGCGGGAGCTGCTCTACGCCACTCTTTTTGAGGATCTCGAAGCAACCATGTCCGAAGCGTTGTCGCTGGGGACTTCGCCACCGCTGGCAGGGCAGATTGAGGCCATGACGCGCCATATCTTCGCCTGCTACGGGCGTCGCCCCCGGCTCTCGCGGGTCTTGCTCAAAGAGTCGCTCTTTGCCGAGGAGCCGTGGGCGAGCCGCTTTCGGGCGCAGACTGAGCGCCTGCACGGTGGGGTGGAGGGGTTGGCTGGTGATGCCGTTCGGCGCGGGGAGCTCCTCCCGGAGGTCGACACGCGTCTCCTGGCGATGGCGTATGTGTCCTTCTACTACTTCGCGCTGCTGGCCTGGGCGCAGGGAGGCCATGAGGACCCGACGCGTCTTGTGTCGGTGCAAATGGCTCAACATCTGCGGGGGCTGAACTCCGCGCGTACAACCGGAGGTTAA
- a CDS encoding alpha/beta fold hydrolase: protein MASLFKSEEARARLVAWHTRFRERIGSTTEAQRLKTSFGETHVLIGGPDGAPALVLLHGALASSAHALRELEGLLTHYRVYAIDIIGQSAMSADVRLAVSDDAYGRWLEEVFDRLELEKALVVGVSWGGFVAIRLAAHAPERIAKLALLVPAGMVKSPISSGWKMGWPMTKFVMAPSEKRLRSFLSRLLTTMDEEWVGYLGEAFTGFNLNMKVPALARVEELQRFNSPVFVLGADGDLSFPGEAVVARASELFQNLQKARVLEGSRHCPPTTEAFRTSLAAELHAFFDGEAS from the coding sequence ATGGCGTCTCTATTTAAGAGCGAAGAGGCCAGGGCTCGTCTGGTCGCGTGGCATACGCGTTTTCGGGAGCGCATTGGCTCGACGACTGAAGCGCAACGTTTAAAGACGAGCTTCGGAGAGACTCATGTTCTGATCGGCGGGCCCGACGGTGCGCCAGCGCTGGTGCTCTTGCACGGTGCACTGGCAAGCTCGGCGCATGCGCTGCGGGAGCTTGAGGGGTTGCTCACGCACTATCGGGTCTATGCGATCGACATTATCGGGCAGTCGGCGATGAGCGCGGATGTGCGTCTTGCTGTAAGTGATGACGCCTACGGCCGCTGGCTTGAGGAGGTCTTTGACAGGCTGGAGTTGGAAAAGGCGCTGGTGGTAGGTGTGAGCTGGGGGGGCTTTGTGGCGATTCGGCTGGCGGCGCATGCGCCCGAGCGCATCGCGAAGCTCGCGTTGCTGGTGCCTGCGGGTATGGTGAAGAGCCCGATCTCCAGCGGCTGGAAGATGGGCTGGCCGATGACGAAGTTTGTGATGGCACCGTCTGAGAAGCGCCTTCGCAGCTTTTTGAGTCGGCTACTGACGACGATGGATGAGGAGTGGGTGGGGTATCTCGGTGAGGCATTTACCGGCTTTAACCTCAACATGAAGGTGCCCGCGCTCGCGCGGGTTGAAGAATTGCAACGCTTCAACTCGCCGGTTTTTGTTCTGGGAGCTGATGGCGACCTGAGCTTTCCGGGAGAGGCGGTCGTTGCGCGTGCTTCCGAGCTCTTTCAAAATCTTCAGAAGGCCCGTGTTTTGGAGGGATCGAGGCATTGCCCGCCGACCACCGAGGCTTTTCGTACTTCGCTGGCGGCCGAGCTTCATGCATTCTTTGATGGCGAGGCGAGTTAG
- a CDS encoding alpha/beta hydrolase family esterase has protein sequence MSSCRAQRSDADPAPTAEPETLVRIDAAFREVDASRAASEVASTGCTSDARLYPGGESHERALFHDGLERTTRVFIPSSYTPGVPMPVVFVLHGGFGSGEQIETRSAEFNPIAEREGFIVVYPDGVESDGLLKARTWNGGDCCGYASEANIDDVGFVMALLDSLETQLCIDTSRVYSTGMSNGAIMSYRLACEASERIAAIAPVAAPQVFENCNPTHPVALLHIHGTDDPNAPYEGGEGCGFANITFPPAMEGMQVWRDANLCEGAPADLLSLGAGHCQTLGDCGSPVVRCLVEGGGHSWPGGQPPALQLRRCEGGHHTTDFAASEVIWRFFSGQSR, from the coding sequence ATGAGCAGCTGCCGAGCCCAGCGCTCCGACGCCGATCCTGCGCCGACCGCAGAGCCGGAGACTCTTGTGAGAATCGACGCGGCGTTTCGCGAAGTTGACGCGTCTCGAGCCGCCTCGGAGGTCGCCTCCACCGGTTGCACCTCCGACGCACGGCTCTACCCCGGCGGAGAGTCTCACGAACGCGCGCTTTTCCACGACGGCCTGGAGCGCACCACCCGCGTCTTCATCCCTTCAAGCTACACCCCTGGCGTTCCGATGCCCGTGGTCTTTGTTCTGCATGGAGGCTTTGGCAGCGGCGAGCAAATCGAAACACGGTCTGCCGAATTTAATCCCATTGCCGAGCGCGAAGGGTTTATCGTGGTCTACCCCGATGGCGTCGAGTCCGACGGTCTGCTCAAGGCCCGTACGTGGAACGGTGGCGACTGCTGCGGGTATGCCTCCGAGGCCAACATCGACGATGTGGGCTTCGTGATGGCACTGCTCGACAGCCTTGAGACACAGCTCTGCATCGACACCTCTCGCGTCTACAGCACAGGCATGTCCAACGGCGCGATCATGAGCTACCGCCTGGCCTGCGAGGCCTCCGAGCGCATCGCGGCGATTGCCCCGGTGGCCGCCCCCCAGGTCTTCGAGAACTGCAACCCGACCCACCCCGTAGCCCTCCTGCACATCCACGGAACCGACGATCCAAACGCGCCTTACGAAGGAGGCGAAGGCTGCGGCTTTGCCAACATCACCTTTCCCCCCGCCATGGAGGGCATGCAGGTGTGGAGAGATGCCAACCTCTGCGAAGGTGCCCCCGCCGATCTGCTCTCACTGGGTGCAGGGCACTGTCAGACGCTGGGCGACTGCGGGAGTCCCGTGGTGCGTTGCCTCGTTGAAGGAGGCGGTCACTCCTGGCCAGGAGGCCAACCGCCCGCGCTCCAGCTGCGCCGGTGCGAAGGCGGCCACCACACCACAGACTTTGCCGCCAGCGAGGTGATCTGGCGCTTTTTCAGCGGGCAATCTCGCTAA
- a CDS encoding GNAT family N-acetyltransferase, translating into MAGVSVRDATLDDVALLRAWDEEAHVIAADPNDDWQWEEELQRQPDWREMWIAEVDGRPVGFLQIIDPAREDSHYWGDCEPDLRAIDIWIGPADALGKGYGTRMMRLAIDHCFATPEVRAILIDPLARNARARRFYERLGFAFVEERTFGEDRCAVYQLDRRTWEGR; encoded by the coding sequence ATGGCCGGAGTTTCCGTTCGAGATGCAACCCTCGACGACGTTGCGCTGCTGCGTGCCTGGGATGAAGAGGCGCATGTGATCGCTGCCGATCCCAACGACGACTGGCAGTGGGAAGAGGAGCTTCAACGCCAGCCCGATTGGCGTGAGATGTGGATCGCGGAAGTGGACGGGCGACCTGTCGGATTTTTGCAGATCATCGATCCCGCCCGCGAGGACTCGCACTACTGGGGGGATTGCGAGCCTGATTTGCGGGCGATCGATATCTGGATCGGTCCGGCCGACGCGCTGGGAAAGGGCTACGGTACCCGGATGATGCGCCTGGCTATTGATCATTGCTTCGCAACCCCTGAGGTACGGGCCATCCTGATCGACCCGCTGGCACGAAACGCGCGGGCACGTCGATTTTATGAGCGGCTGGGCTTTGCGTTTGTTGAAGAGCGCACCTTCGGAGAGGACCGTTGCGCGGTGTATCAGCTGGATCGCAGGACCTGGGAAGGTCGCTGA
- a CDS encoding GTP-binding protein — MTLLNSNDRRLPVTVLSGFLGAGKTTLLNHVLNNRDGLRVAVIVNDMSEVNVDAELIERGGAALSRTEETMVELSNGCICCTLRDDLLSEVRRLAEERRFDYLLIESTGISEPVPVAQTFVFEDEEGVTLSDIARLDTMVTVVDAASFLRDFRASERLDERGASLGEGDERTVTDLLIEQVEFADVIVLNKTDLLSEEALGEVDAVIASLNPGAQRLEATRGRVSPGSILNTGRFDFEDAMNSAAWIRELAGEHTPETEEYGIGSFVYRARKPFDAEKIWAFFNDASRWRGVLRSKGFFWVAADHRAVYEWAQAGGVSEVKPIGMWWGAIPQEHWDFESEERPDAHPEWDERYGDRAQQIVVIGQHLDRDAFCEQLDHCLLDDERLKESSVVWSTLPNPLPALVIEEAQEG; from the coding sequence ATGACATTGTTGAATTCGAACGATCGACGCCTGCCCGTGACGGTACTCTCCGGTTTTCTCGGTGCGGGAAAGACCACCTTGCTTAACCATGTGTTGAACAACCGGGACGGGCTTCGGGTGGCGGTGATCGTCAACGATATGAGCGAGGTGAACGTGGATGCCGAGCTGATAGAGCGCGGCGGCGCGGCGCTCTCTCGCACCGAAGAAACCATGGTGGAGCTTTCCAACGGGTGCATCTGCTGCACGCTCCGCGACGACCTCTTAAGCGAGGTGCGACGCCTGGCGGAGGAGCGTCGTTTTGACTACCTGCTCATTGAGTCGACCGGGATCTCGGAGCCAGTTCCTGTGGCCCAGACCTTTGTTTTTGAGGACGAAGAGGGCGTGACGCTCTCCGATATCGCGCGTCTGGACACGATGGTGACCGTGGTGGACGCAGCGAGCTTCTTGAGGGATTTTCGCGCCTCGGAACGTCTTGATGAGCGCGGCGCATCGTTGGGGGAGGGAGATGAGCGCACGGTTACCGATCTGTTGATCGAACAGGTCGAATTTGCCGATGTGATTGTGCTTAATAAGACCGATCTTCTCAGTGAGGAGGCGCTGGGGGAAGTCGACGCGGTGATCGCATCGTTGAATCCCGGCGCGCAGCGTCTTGAGGCGACGCGGGGGCGAGTTTCTCCGGGGTCGATTCTGAACACGGGACGCTTTGACTTTGAGGACGCGATGAACTCCGCGGCCTGGATACGTGAGCTCGCTGGCGAGCACACCCCGGAGACCGAGGAGTACGGGATCGGAAGTTTTGTGTATCGCGCCCGTAAACCCTTTGACGCGGAGAAGATCTGGGCGTTCTTCAACGATGCGTCGCGCTGGAGAGGCGTGCTGCGCTCAAAAGGATTTTTCTGGGTCGCTGCAGACCATCGTGCAGTCTACGAGTGGGCCCAGGCTGGAGGCGTCAGTGAGGTTAAGCCTATCGGGATGTGGTGGGGAGCGATTCCGCAGGAGCATTGGGACTTTGAATCGGAAGAGCGACCTGATGCACATCCGGAGTGGGATGAGCGGTACGGCGATCGCGCCCAGCAGATTGTGGTGATCGGGCAGCACCTCGACCGTGACGCGTTCTGCGAGCAGCTCGATCACTGTTTGCTCGATGATGAGCGTCTCAAAGAGAGCAGCGTGGTCTGGTCGACGCTACCCAATCCACTGCCAGCGCTGGTGATCGAAGAGGCGCAGGAGGGCTAG